The DNA window GAGCACCCCCCGCCATACCCCCTGGTAGGCCCTTCCTTGGGCGAGGCCCTCGAGGAGGCCAGGGGGAAGCTCGGGGGAAGGCACCTCGGTGAAGACCACGCCCTCCTTCCCCTTCACGAAACCCGTGCCGCCCCCGTAGACCTGGGCCAGGCGGAAAAGCTCCAGAAGCAGGGCCTCTTCCTCCTTGGGGCCTTCCTCCTCAAGGAGGTAAAGCCGGGTATAGAGGGCCCGGCGCAGGTCCTCGCTGGCGGCCCTTTCCGCCTCCCTGGCGGAAAGGAAGGCCAGGGGCAGGGCCAAAAGCACAAGGGCCAAAAAAAGAAGGGCGAAAAGCCTGCCCCTAAGGGAGGAAAAGGCGGTAGCCATAGCCGCGCACCGTCTGGATGGGACTGGGCTCCCCCAGGGCCTTTCTCAAGAGGGAAAGGTGCACCTCTAAGGTGGCGGGCTCCACCTCCTCCCCCCAGACCCTGTGCATCAGGGCCTCTTTGGAAAGCACCTCCTCCGGCGACTCCAAAAAGGCCTTCAGGAGGAGAAAGGCCTTGGGGGGAAGGGAAAGCCGCCTTTCGCCGCGGAAGGCTTCCATGCGCCTGGGATAAAGCCTCAGGTCCTTGTAGGCCAAGACCTCAGAGGGTCCCTTGGTCCGGCGCACCAGGGCCTCGAGGCGGGCCAGGAGCTCGGAAAGGCTATAGGGCTTGACCAGGTAGTCGTCGGCCCCCTCCTTTAAGCCCTTCACCCGCCACTCCACGGCATCCAAGGCGGTGAGCATCAGCACCGGCACCTCTGAACGGGCGCGGATCTCCTTAAGGAGGGAAAAGCCATCCCCTTCCGGCAAAAGCACGTCCAAAACCACCACTTCTGCCCAGGGCAAAAGGCTTAGGGCCTCCTGGGGGCTTTCCGTGGACCGTACCTGGTGCCCCTCCAAGGCCAGGCCCAGCTCCAAGGCCTCCCGAACCCCCGGGTCGTCCTCCACCAAAAGCACCCTCATGCCGGATTCCGCCAAAGGGCCAGGGCCCGCACCGGAGCGTAGACCTCCAAAGGCGGCAAGGCCTCCCCGGTCTTCAGGTCTATGCGGTGGATGCGGCTCGCCCCACGCCTGGCAGCATAGAGGATGCCCCCGAAGGGCAGAAGCTCCACCAGGCTCATGCGGTCCTCCCCTTCTAAAAGGGGTAGTGCGTAGGAGGCGAGGAGGGACCCGGCAAGATCCACCACCCGCACCTTGACCGCCTCCACATCGTAGAGGTAAAGCCTCTCCCCTTCTACCCCTACCCCGCCCAGGAGCCTTAGCTCCTCGCTTTCCTTAGAGCGGCGGAAGGCATAGCGGGATAAGTAGCGGCCATCCAAGGAGAGGCGCTGCACCTGCCGGTTGCCGTAGTCCAACACGAAGAGGAACTCCGAGGTGACCACCAGGGCCTTGGGGTCTTGGAAGGTGCCCCGGCCCATTCCTTGACCGCCAAAGCGCTCCTGGTACTGGCCCTTTAAGTCCAAC is part of the Thermus caldifontis genome and encodes:
- a CDS encoding response regulator transcription factor, giving the protein MRVLLVEDDPGVREALELGLALEGHQVRSTESPQEALSLLPWAEVVVLDVLLPEGDGFSLLKEIRARSEVPVLMLTALDAVEWRVKGLKEGADDYLVKPYSLSELLARLEALVRRTKGPSEVLAYKDLRLYPRRMEAFRGERRLSLPPKAFLLLKAFLESPEEVLSKEALMHRVWGEEVEPATLEVHLSLLRKALGEPSPIQTVRGYGYRLFLP